The Fervidobacterium gondwanense DSM 13020 genomic sequence GATGTCGAATACGTTGCTGAACTTAAAATAGATGGTGTGTCAGTGGCTTTAAGGTATGAGAAAGGAATCTTAATGAAAGCTATTACAAGAGGCGATGGACTCAGAGGAGATGACATTACCGCCAATGTGAAGACAATTAAATCAATCCCTCTCAAATTGCCCGAACCGATAGATATTGAGGTGCGCGGTGAAATATACATGCCGGTTAGTTACTTTGAGGAATACAATCAGCAGAGAGAGGAAAATGGTTTGCCAGCATTTGCGAATCCAAGAAACGCCACGGCAGGTACTCTCCACCTCTTGGACCCAAGCGAAGTTGCTCAGAGAAAGCTCGATTCTTTCATTTATTTTGTTGTGAAGCCAAACTTATATAACCTAAGAACTCATTGGGAGGCTCTTGAATTCTTAAAGAGGCTCCATTTTAAAGTCAACCCTCACAATAGATTGTGCAATTCAATAGAAGAGGTTATCGCTTATTGGCAGGAATGGGCTGCTAAAAGGCATGAATTGGAATACTGGGTAGATGGTGTGGTAATCAAGGTCAATGATTTTCAAAAACAGAATGAGCTTGGCTGGACTGCAAAAGCACCAAGGTGGGCAATTGCATTTAAGTTCCCAGCACAGCAAGCAAGAACAAAACTATTGGGCGTTACATACCAAGTTGGGAGAACAGGTGTAATAACGCCGGTTGCTGAATTTGAGCCAACTGAATTAGAAGGAACGGTTATTAAACGTGCGTCGTTACACAATTTTGATTACATCCAAGAAAAAGACATACGTATCGGTGATTATGTACTTATTGAAAAAGCTGGCGGAATAATTCCTCAAGTTGTTCAAGTTATCGCTGATTTGCGAACCGGTTCCGAAATACCAGTAGCGCCACCTGAAACATGTCCAGTATGTGGAGGTCCCGTTGGTAAAGAGTCAGGTGAGTATGTTGCTTACAAATGTCTTAATCCTCACTGCAGTGCAAAATTGAAAAGGCATCTTGAGGTCTTTGTCTCAAGAGAGGCTTTAAATATCCAAGGACTCGGTCCAAAGATTATTTCGAAGATAGTCGACGCCGGTTTAGTCAAGGACATAGCAGATTTGTTTTACCTTACGATATTTGACCTTTCGCAAATCAGTGGGCTTGGTCCTAAGATGATATCGAATATTCTAAGCGAAATAGAGAGGGCTAAAGATACCTCTCTTGAAAGGTTGATCGTTGGGCTTGGTATACCGGATGTTGGAGAGAAAACAGCAAAAGTCATAGCAAAGAAGTTTAGGAATCTCGATGAACTTGTGAATGCTTCGATTGACGAACTTTTACAAATAGAGGGAATTGGAGAAGATATCGCTGAGAGTATCGTAACATACTTTGCAGCACCAAAGACGCGGGAAATAATTGAAAAGCTGAAATGTGCAAACGTAAATTTGGAGAGCAAGATAACCGAAGAAGAGAATATACTCGACGGACTTACAATATGTGTTACTGGTACGCTCCGCAACTTTTCAAGAGAGGAAATTAAAAAGTACATCGAATCCTTAGGTGGACATTTCACAGATAACATATCAAAGAAGACTGATTATCTTGTGGTTGGTGAAAACCCTGGTAGTAAGTTACAGAAAGCACAGAAATTTGGCGTGAAAATCATAAACGAAGAGGAATTTTTAAAACTCGTGCAAGAAAGGAAAGAGAGAGAAAATGTCAAATAGTGAAAAAATTAAAGATACCAAAGTCTTTGCATTGCTCATGTTTGGTGGAATAGGCTCGCGTTTTGGATGGGAGAAGCCCAAACAATTTTATAAAATAAGTAATCGAACGATTGTTGAGTATTTAGTTGACAAGTTTGTAAATCTGGAACTCTTTGATAGAATAGTAGTTGTCTCGCCTGAAAAGTATATTGAAGAAACCAAAAAAGAGTTGGAGAATTTCAAAGATAAGGTTTACATCATTCCAGGTGGTGATACGAGAGAGCATTCCGTGTGGAATGGTGTAAGTTTTTTAGGAACGTTTGCAAAAGAAGATGATATCGTTTTGATTCACGATGGTGCGAGACCATTAGTTAGTAAAGAAATAATTAGTCATAACATAGAATATGCTAAAAAATTTGGCGCTGTTGTAACTGCTATTAATGCTACTGATACTGTGGGCTATTCTGAAGACGGTGTTAAGATTGACGAGATTGTCCCGAGAAGCAAGATCTTCCTGCATCAAACTCCTCAAACTTTTAAGCATAAAATCATTAAGTCCTCCATGGAGAGTGAAATAGAAAACCTTCATCTTTTTTCAGATGATGCTTCCATTGTACTTGCAAACGGATATGAAATTTATTATGTTCAGGGAAGCAGGTTGAATTTTAAGATTACAAGCCAAGAAGATATAGCACTTGTGAAGCTTTTTATTGAGAATAGAATATATTGATAAAATAAGCGTGGGTAAAATGTGTAGGGGGAGATATGATTGAACTTAAAGAAGATATTAATTAACGTTATAATAGCTGTGATAATAGGCTTAGCTATTGTTAACATCGTTGGACTTTTCTTTGCAAAGCAAGATCCAATAACAGCTCTAAGGTCATTTCCATTGAAGGGATTTGGTATACTCATAGTCCTACTTTTTTTAGATTACTCAATACAAGCCATCAGAACAATGGTCTTTGTTAGGTTCATGGGGTATAGATTGTCTTTTTGGCGTTCTTTTGAAAACTTCTTTTTCACAATCTTCTTTTCGTTCGTAACACCTATGTCTATTGGTGGTCAGCCTTTTCAAATCTATCATTTGACAAAGAATGGAATTTCCTCACATGACGCAACTAATATATCCATAGTTAGAATGTTTGAGGGAATCATAATTGTTTCTGTTGTAGATATAATATTTCTCAAAGATGTAGTAGGAATTCTCAGAGGAACTGTCGGTCTATCTGTTATAATTGTTGGCTTCTTAGTTACTTTAGGTATCAGCATTGCCGGATTTATTGCCTTTGTTAACAAAGAATTTTTGTACAAGATTTTCAAATTCTTCTTGAAATTCACAAAATCTGAAAAGATACAAGAGAAAGAAATAAAGGCCCTTGCATGGCTTGATAATATGAGTGCATCAACGAAAACACTGCTATTAAAAAATTATTGGATTGTTTTAGTTGATGTTGCTCTTGGTATTTTAGTATCTGTATTGTCTCCACTGATGCTTAAGTTATCTATAGAATATGTGAGTCATGTAAAAGTACCTCTAACTACTATTTGGGGTGTCATCTCAATGCTTAATACTATCGTGTACTATGTACCTACTCCGGGTTCAAGCGGTGGTATAGAGGGATTCTATCAAATGGTGTTCTCACACATATATGGTGCTCGAGCATCAATGACTGGTATATTCGTGTTTAGGCTTGTAACATATTATCTCATAATATTTATAGGTCTATTCTTGATGATGCGTTTCACAAGATTTAAGGAGGAGGTTGAGAGTGTTGGGCAAGAAGGAAGAAGTATGGATGATAATAAGTGATTCGCATGATAACATACCAAACGTCAAGAAATTTATTGAAATAGCAAAGCAAAAGGGCGTAACTCATATTTTTCATCTGGGTGATATAGTTTCACCGTTTGTGGCGCCGTGTTTTTTGATTGATGAGATTGAATTCTTCGGTATCTTTGGAAACAATGATGGTGAGAAGCTGTTCTTGATGCAGAAATTCCAAAACAAACTCCACAATCAGCCGTACGAAAAAGAACTTCACGGCTTCAGAATATTTTTGATGCATGAGCCGTACGCTCTTGTTCCCGCCATAAAATCGCAACTCTATGATTTTGTCTTCTACGGTCATACACATCAGCTTGATATACGAACAGAAGGAAAGACTCTTGTCATAAATCCGGGTGAATCATGCGGATATCTGACAGGAAGGTCAACAGCAGTAATATTGCGACCGGAGCAAAAAGAATACGAAATACTGGAGCTTTGAAGCTTGAGAATATGGGTGTAATTGAACAAAAATATGAGGAAATGCTTCACAGATTAAACGAGATAGTTGAATCAGTCTTAAACATTGCAACGAACACGGAATGTATCGTCTGTGGAAAACAAAGTTTTGGAAAGAGGCTTTGCGAAGATTGTGTAAAGGTTATTGATGGCCCGCCGTCAATGACTGGAAGATTCATACAAAACATTGAAGTCAAATACTTCGGAATATACGAAGAGAAACTCAGAGACTTTATTCTCGCTTACAAATTTAGAAATCATCATTCTCTTTCCAAAGTATTCTCCAAGATGCTTTCGCAAACGATTAAGCTACATTTAATAGCCGCAGATTTCATAGTATATATTCCAGCTACTAAAACAGCTAAGAACAAACGGGGATATGACCATATGTACCTTATTGCGAAAGCACTTTCAAAAGAAATTGGAATACCTGTTTTAAAAGCGCTAACGGCTCTTCGAGAAACAGATCAACTCCAGACTACTGATAGAACCGAGGCTGTGAGAGGAAAATTTGCGTTAGTAGATAGTGCAGATCGGAAGATATCAGATAGAAACATTATCCTTATAGACGATGTTCTTACTACAGGAAGCACGATAAAAGAAGCAATAAAGATACTAAAAATTGCAAAGCCAAGAGCAATACATCCGATTGTGGTTGCAATGAATAAGAATTAAATGTACGAAATAGTGCGTGGAGGTGTTAATATGAACGGGCTGAATGAAAAATATATAAAAGAGAATACAAGCTTTGAAGAAATTGCTGAACACTTTCCCTATCTGATATCACCGTTGCTCGAAATTGGTATCAAAGTTATAGTCTGCGGTGATGTAAAATGGGGAACGCTTGGCGAAGAAATCGAACGAATGGGTTTAAATAAAGACGAGATTTTAGAAAAACTGAATAAAATTGCTATAGAGCAAGGGGGACCTGTAAAATCGCTGAAATTGGACCTGTAGGCGATTTTTTAAACTTAAAATGTCTTATTAGTTTCTTAACATAACATGATATAATAGTATGCTACGGTAGTATGGTAAGAATCTTCGATTCTTCATAATCAAACGGGAGGTGTACAGGGTATGAAGAAGTTCCTTATCGTCAGCTTGTTAGTCTTAGCGGTCACGTTCTTCGGTGCTACGAAAGTGGTCTTTTGGCATGCCATGGGTGGTGCACAGGGTGAGACACTCAACCAGATAGTTAAGGCATTCAACGAATCACACCCTGATATCGTTGTTGAAGCGGTATATATTGGTAACTACAATGCATTGCAGCAGAAACTCCTTGCTGGCGTCCAAGCAGGTCAGCTTCCAACTATTTCACAGGCATATGCAAACTGGACAGCAAAGCTCTTGCAGAGCAAGATCGTTGAACCATTGAACAAGTATATAAATGATCCAAAGATAGGTATGACCAAAGCTGAATGGGAAGACGTATTCAAAGCTTTCAGAGACAACTGTACATGGGGAACAACAGTATATGCAGTACCTTTCAACAAGAGTCTTTACATTTTCTACTATAATGCAACGGCATTTTCAGCAGCTGGCGTAAGTGCGCCAAAGTCAATAAATGAGCTTCTTTATGCATCCAAGGCATTGACAAAAGATAAGAACAAAGACGGAAAACCAGATGTATATGGCTTCGCATTCAGAACAACAGTTGACACATTCCAAATTTTCCTAATGATGCGCGGTGGCGACATTGTTAAGCTCGGTAAAGATGGCAAATATGTTTCTGCAATAGACTCACCAGAAACCAGAGAAGTTCTTACGTTCTTCAAAAAACTGCTTGACGATAAGGCTGCGTTCGCACAAGGCGGTTATTTGAACGACATATTTGGTCAAGGCACGGTGTTGTCCTACATCGACACAATAGCAGGTAGAACATACGTTGAACAATCAGCGAAGGGTAAATTCCAGTGGTCATGGGCACCAGTACCAGTTTGGAAGACAAGAAACGTTCCGTTCGCAGGTACAGATGTAATAATGTTCACAACGGCTAAGGAAGAGGAAAAAAGAGCTGCTTGGGAATTTATGAAGTACTTAATCTCTCCAGAAGTCACAGCTTACTGGGCAGTCAATACTGGTTACTTGCCAGTCAGGAAAGCAGCACTTCAAACGACAATTTGGAAGAACGCAGCCAAAGCAGACCCATTGCTTGAAATACCACTACAGCAGATTGACAATGCGAAGATGGACCCACAACTCTCAGTTTGGACAGAAATTAGAAACGTAGTCAGCACAATGTTCAATGACTTTATCAACGGTAAAGTTGATATGGAAAGTGCTATCAAGAAAGCAGATTCTGAAATTAAGAAATACCTCGCAGAAGAATACAAATAATTGTTATTATCAAGAAGTTGGAAAGCAGAGCCCCGAAATGGGGCTCTTTTTATTTGTGTTGTGATATAATCTTATTAGTAATGCTAACTTTCATTTGTGTAACATTCACGGAGGTGGTAATGTGTTATTGGAGGTACAAGATCTTACCAAATTTTACGGAAAGAAAATAGGAATTGAAAATGTCAGTTTCATAGTTAATGAGAAAGAGATAGTGGGGTTTGTAGGTCCGAACGGTGCTGGAAAATCAACAACGATTAGAACAATTATGGGATACCTAATACCAGATGCTGGAGATATAAAAGTATTTGGAGAGAAAGTTAACCAGAAAAGTCTTCCAAAATTAGTTGAAAAGATAGGGTACGTACCGGGTGAGACTAACTACTACGATGATGCTCGAGTTATAAAGATACTGGAGCTTTACAAAAGTTTTTATAAGAATTTTGATGACAATTATTGTGAACAGCTGTGTAAAATCTTTGATATACCTTTAAACAAAAAATTTGAGGAATTATCTATGGGTAATAAGAAAAAAGTTTCGATAATTCAAGCACTTGCACACAAACCCAAACTGCTTATTATGGACGAACCAACAAATGGGTTGGATCCTTTTGTGCAAAAAACATTTTACAAAATATTGCTTGAACAGAAGGAAAGTGGCGTTGGTATATTTCTGTCATCTCACGTGCTGAGCGAAGTTGAGAAGCTTTGCGATAGGGTTATATTTATAAAAGAAGGGCATATCGTAACGCCTCCAAAGTTCAAGAGGAGCATGAAGAAAATAGTTGTGAGCTTGAAAGAAGCCAATAGCATAGACAACATAAGTTCAAAGTTTGCAGAATTTGTCGAAATAAATGAGGGTATAGAGAACGGAGGGTACATAATTTATTTTGATGGAAATCCAGAAAAACTGAAGGAATTAATTTTGAACCTTGACTTTTCCGATATAAGCGTAGAAGACTTGGCTTTAGAGGATGTTTTTGAAGAACTCTATAAGCCTTCTCAAGAGAATTGACCTAACGACAAAAGAAAGGGGATGGAATAGATGCAAGTTTTCAAATGGGAATTCAGGAGAAATCTTAAATCACTTCTTATTTGGCTGATATTTATCATCGGTATTCAGTATATGTATTCTGCACTCTTTCCAAGTTTCGCTGGTGAGGGCGGGCTTTTCAGCTCTAAGATGCAACTGTTGCCCAAAGCCTTCCTAAAGCTTTTTGGTATTGACCAAATTGATTTTTCAAATATACTCCACTTCTTTGCAATGCAAGGGCAGATTTGGATTTCGCTCTTCGCAACTTTCTACGTCATGCGCTTAGCATCGTCAATGCTTTCCAAAGAAGAACACGAAAAAACTGTCGAATTCCTTTTGTCAAAGCCAATAAGCAGAAGCAGGTATGTTTTTGAAAAGCTCCTTGTAGTTACTGTTATACTTCTGATCTACGATACAATAATCTCTTTCGCACTTTTGTGGATGTTCAACACTTACAAAGTTAAACCGTTTGACACAAATCTTTTCTGGTATATTTCACTATCTTTCTGGGCTGTGCATATTTTTATGGCCCTTATTGGGAACGTGCTTTCAACGATTTTCAGAAAAAGGACACTGGCAGATGCGGGTACAATATTTGCACTCGGGTTTTTCTACATACTCGGCTTAATCGCAAGGGTGTATGAAGAATACTCTTATGTTAAAAAATTCACTCCTTTTGGTATTTTTGACCCAGCGGATATTATTAAAACCGGTGAGTTCCACTGGCTCGCGTTTTCAATAGTTGTTTTGATGTATTTTGTTGGATTTGCTTTTTGTATTGTTTATTACAACAGAAAAGATATATACGCTTAAATCAACAAATGAACTAAAAAATAACGAGCCGCCTTTTTAAAAAGGCGGCTCAATTTTTTGTATTATTACAGACTTCCTGGGAAGTGACATGCTACAAAATGCTCAGGTTTAATTTCTCTTAGCTCCGGCTTTTCCTTTGAACAAATTGGTTTTGCAACTGGGCACCTCGGGTGGAACGGACAACCGCTTGGCGGATTAACTGGACTTGGAACGTCGCCCTGGAGTATTATCCTCTGCTTTTTGAATTCCGGGTTTGGTACTGGTATTGCACTCATGAGCGCTTTTGTGTATGGGTGCAGTGGTTCATCAAATAAGTCCTTTTTGAGAGCTGTTTCTACAACTTTACCAAGGTACATGACAACGACTCTGCTTGAAATGTATTTAATCAACGACAAATCATGTGAAATGAACAAGTATGTCAAATTGTGCTCTTTTTGAAGGTCCATCATGAGGTTTATAACCTGAGACCTAATAGAGACATCAAGAGCAGCTACCGCTTCGTCTGCGATTATAAGCTTCGGATTCATCAGCAATGCTCTTGCGATACCTATTCTTTGCCTTTGACCACCGGAGAACTCGTGTGGGAATCTGTACATGTGATTCTTGTGAATGCCTACTTCTTCAAGCGCTTTACCAACTCGGTCAATAGCTTGGGATTTTGTAATCATACCGTGTGCGATAGGACCTTCAGCAAGTATGTTCTTTACTCTCATTCTTGGATTAAGAGAACTGTACGGGTCCTGAAAAACAATTTGGATATCCCTTCTAAATTGAAGGCGTTTTTCTTGCAAATCGTTTGTAAGATAGTTCACCAGAGCTTCTTCTCCGCTCTTGGTGAAGATTTCAAAATACTTCTTGTCTACATCGTCTTTTGGAACAAAACCCTCTTCTTTGAATTTGTCTATGTAATTCTTTTTGACATACTGCTTTGCTTTCCAGCTTGGAAGGAAGTAATGTGTTGTATCTTCACCATCCACAATAATCCTTCCGGATGTTGGTTCATACAACCTTAGAAGTGTCATACCAACAGTCGTCTTACCGCAACCGGATTCGCCAACGAGACCAACAGTTTCACCTTTGTACACATTAAAACTTACGCCATCGACTGCCTTTACCCAGGCTACAATTCTTTTGAAAACACCAGCCTTGATTGGAAAGTGTTTAACGAGATTATCAATTCTGAGGAGAACCTGCTTTTCAGAAGTTGTGTTGCTCATCGTTGAATTGTTTTGTGTCCTTACTTCGCTCATGCTCCTTCACCAGCCTTCAATATTTTTTGAGCTTCTTCAACTTTGCGGTAGAAGAAGCATCTTGAGAGATGTCCTGGTTCTACCTCAACAAGTGGTGGCATCTCAACGGAGCATTTATCTTCTTTGAATTCACACCTGTTGCTGAAACGGCAACCAACTGGGAAGTGAAGTGGATCAGGTACCATACCGGGTATGCTGTAAAGCCTGTCTTGTTCAATATCAAGCCTCGGTATAGCATTTAAAAGACCCCAGGTGTATGGGTGTTTTGGCTTTTTGAAAATTGTCTTTACATCAGATGTCTCCATAACCTTACCGCCGTACATAACAACGACACGGTCTGCATTCTCTGCAATGACCCCTACGTCGTGGGTAATCAATATAATTGCCATTCCGTATTCTTTTTGTAATTCCTTCATCAATTCGAGTATCTGAGCCTGAATAGTAACATCGAGAGCAGTCGTTGGCTCGTCTGCTATGAGCAATTTGGGCCTGCATGATAGAGCCATAGCTATCATTGCTCTTTGCCTCATACCACCGGATAGTTCGTGTGGGTATTCGTCGACGCGTTTCTCAGGTTCAGGAATTCCAACTTTTCTCAACATATCGATTGCCATTTGCCTTGCTGTTTTCTTATCAACATCTTGGTGGAGCAATATAGCTTCCATTATCTGTTCACCTATTGTGAAAACTGGGTTGAGTGCAACCATTGGTTCTTGGAATATCATCGCAATTTCGTTACCTCTGATCTTTCTCATTTCGTCATCGTTAAGTTCAAGCAAGTTCTTCCCATTGAAAATGATTTCGCTACCTTCTTCGATCTTTCCTTTTGGGTCAAGAAGTCTTAATATCGTCAACGATGTGACACTTTTACCACTTCCTGATTCACCAACGATACCAAGTGTCTCACCTTCGTAGACTTCGAAATCCACACCGTCGACAGCTTTAACAACGCCATCTTCTGTATAGAAATAGGTTCTCAAATTACTTACCGTTAATAGTGGTGTCTTTTCCAATTTCTTCACCTCCAGCCGTCATTTAAGTCTTGGGTCAAATACGTCTCTTAGAGCATCACCGACGAGGTTCCAAGCAAGAACGAAAAGTACCATTGCCATACCTGGATAGAAAACGGCATACCAGTAAGTGAAAGCCGACCCGCTAGTTCCGAGTATCCAGTTACGCGTAAAATTAAGCATTGAACCCCAATCTGCGTATCCGACCGGTGCGCCAAGTCCAAGGAATGACAAACCAGCAGCAGTGATAACAAGGGAACCCATACGCATTGATGCTTGTATAAGAACTGGGAAAATTGTATTTGGTAAGATATGCCTCATGATTATGAAATAGTCCTTTATTCCGAGTGCCTTTGCTGCAAGAACGAATTGTTCTTCTTTCACTTGAAGGATATTAGCTCTTATAAGCCTTGCAGCACCCATCCAACCAAATACGGTCATTGCAATCATCACCTTGTCAAGACCATTTCCAAGAATTGTGGTTAGAACCATCGCAGCAAGCAAAAAAGGAATAGACATGAAAACGTCCGTTATCCTCATGAGAATTTCGTCTAACCAACCACCGTAGTAACCGGCGATAGAACCAATTATTATACCAAAAATGGTTGAGATGATAGTCACCGTTAAACCTATAAAGAACGCAGTTCTTGTACC encodes the following:
- the ligA gene encoding NAD-dependent DNA ligase LigA, with product MVPEKIREEVEKLRNEIEYHNYRYYVLASPVITDEEYDKLMKRLIELEEKYPELRTPDSPTQRVGGQLLEGFETVEHSEPMLSLDNTYNEAEMLNFHERVRKSVGDVEYVAELKIDGVSVALRYEKGILMKAITRGDGLRGDDITANVKTIKSIPLKLPEPIDIEVRGEIYMPVSYFEEYNQQREENGLPAFANPRNATAGTLHLLDPSEVAQRKLDSFIYFVVKPNLYNLRTHWEALEFLKRLHFKVNPHNRLCNSIEEVIAYWQEWAAKRHELEYWVDGVVIKVNDFQKQNELGWTAKAPRWAIAFKFPAQQARTKLLGVTYQVGRTGVITPVAEFEPTELEGTVIKRASLHNFDYIQEKDIRIGDYVLIEKAGGIIPQVVQVIADLRTGSEIPVAPPETCPVCGGPVGKESGEYVAYKCLNPHCSAKLKRHLEVFVSREALNIQGLGPKIISKIVDAGLVKDIADLFYLTIFDLSQISGLGPKMISNILSEIERAKDTSLERLIVGLGIPDVGEKTAKVIAKKFRNLDELVNASIDELLQIEGIGEDIAESIVTYFAAPKTREIIEKLKCANVNLESKITEEENILDGLTICVTGTLRNFSREEIKKYIESLGGHFTDNISKKTDYLVVGENPGSKLQKAQKFGVKIINEEEFLKLVQERKERENVK
- the ispD gene encoding 2-C-methyl-D-erythritol 4-phosphate cytidylyltransferase, whose product is MSNSEKIKDTKVFALLMFGGIGSRFGWEKPKQFYKISNRTIVEYLVDKFVNLELFDRIVVVSPEKYIEETKKELENFKDKVYIIPGGDTREHSVWNGVSFLGTFAKEDDIVLIHDGARPLVSKEIISHNIEYAKKFGAVVTAINATDTVGYSEDGVKIDEIVPRSKIFLHQTPQTFKHKIIKSSMESEIENLHLFSDDASIVLANGYEIYYVQGSRLNFKITSQEDIALVKLFIENRIY
- a CDS encoding lysylphosphatidylglycerol synthase transmembrane domain-containing protein, producing the protein MNLKKILINVIIAVIIGLAIVNIVGLFFAKQDPITALRSFPLKGFGILIVLLFLDYSIQAIRTMVFVRFMGYRLSFWRSFENFFFTIFFSFVTPMSIGGQPFQIYHLTKNGISSHDATNISIVRMFEGIIIVSVVDIIFLKDVVGILRGTVGLSVIIVGFLVTLGISIAGFIAFVNKEFLYKIFKFFLKFTKSEKIQEKEIKALAWLDNMSASTKTLLLKNYWIVLVDVALGILVSVLSPLMLKLSIEYVSHVKVPLTTIWGVISMLNTIVYYVPTPGSSGGIEGFYQMVFSHIYGARASMTGIFVFRLVTYYLIIFIGLFLMMRFTRFKEEVESVGQEGRSMDDNK
- a CDS encoding metallophosphoesterase, which encodes MGKKEEVWMIISDSHDNIPNVKKFIEIAKQKGVTHIFHLGDIVSPFVAPCFLIDEIEFFGIFGNNDGEKLFLMQKFQNKLHNQPYEKELHGFRIFLMHEPYALVPAIKSQLYDFVFYGHTHQLDIRTEGKTLVINPGESCGYLTGRSTAVILRPEQKEYEILEL
- a CDS encoding ComF family protein, which codes for MGVIEQKYEEMLHRLNEIVESVLNIATNTECIVCGKQSFGKRLCEDCVKVIDGPPSMTGRFIQNIEVKYFGIYEEKLRDFILAYKFRNHHSLSKVFSKMLSQTIKLHLIAADFIVYIPATKTAKNKRGYDHMYLIAKALSKEIGIPVLKALTALRETDQLQTTDRTEAVRGKFALVDSADRKISDRNIILIDDVLTTGSTIKEAIKILKIAKPRAIHPIVVAMNKN
- a CDS encoding ABC transporter substrate-binding protein, with product MKKFLIVSLLVLAVTFFGATKVVFWHAMGGAQGETLNQIVKAFNESHPDIVVEAVYIGNYNALQQKLLAGVQAGQLPTISQAYANWTAKLLQSKIVEPLNKYINDPKIGMTKAEWEDVFKAFRDNCTWGTTVYAVPFNKSLYIFYYNATAFSAAGVSAPKSINELLYASKALTKDKNKDGKPDVYGFAFRTTVDTFQIFLMMRGGDIVKLGKDGKYVSAIDSPETREVLTFFKKLLDDKAAFAQGGYLNDIFGQGTVLSYIDTIAGRTYVEQSAKGKFQWSWAPVPVWKTRNVPFAGTDVIMFTTAKEEEKRAAWEFMKYLISPEVTAYWAVNTGYLPVRKAALQTTIWKNAAKADPLLEIPLQQIDNAKMDPQLSVWTEIRNVVSTMFNDFINGKVDMESAIKKADSEIKKYLAEEYK
- a CDS encoding ABC transporter ATP-binding protein, translated to MLLEVQDLTKFYGKKIGIENVSFIVNEKEIVGFVGPNGAGKSTTIRTIMGYLIPDAGDIKVFGEKVNQKSLPKLVEKIGYVPGETNYYDDARVIKILELYKSFYKNFDDNYCEQLCKIFDIPLNKKFEELSMGNKKKVSIIQALAHKPKLLIMDEPTNGLDPFVQKTFYKILLEQKESGVGIFLSSHVLSEVEKLCDRVIFIKEGHIVTPPKFKRSMKKIVVSLKEANSIDNISSKFAEFVEINEGIENGGYIIYFDGNPEKLKELILNLDFSDISVEDLALEDVFEELYKPSQEN
- a CDS encoding ABC transporter permease subunit; translation: MQVFKWEFRRNLKSLLIWLIFIIGIQYMYSALFPSFAGEGGLFSSKMQLLPKAFLKLFGIDQIDFSNILHFFAMQGQIWISLFATFYVMRLASSMLSKEEHEKTVEFLLSKPISRSRYVFEKLLVVTVILLIYDTIISFALLWMFNTYKVKPFDTNLFWYISLSFWAVHIFMALIGNVLSTIFRKRTLADAGTIFALGFFYILGLIARVYEEYSYVKKFTPFGIFDPADIIKTGEFHWLAFSIVVLMYFVGFAFCIVYYNRKDIYA
- a CDS encoding ABC transporter ATP-binding protein, translating into MSNTTSEKQVLLRIDNLVKHFPIKAGVFKRIVAWVKAVDGVSFNVYKGETVGLVGESGCGKTTVGMTLLRLYEPTSGRIIVDGEDTTHYFLPSWKAKQYVKKNYIDKFKEEGFVPKDDVDKKYFEIFTKSGEEALVNYLTNDLQEKRLQFRRDIQIVFQDPYSSLNPRMRVKNILAEGPIAHGMITKSQAIDRVGKALEEVGIHKNHMYRFPHEFSGGQRQRIGIARALLMNPKLIIADEAVAALDVSIRSQVINLMMDLQKEHNLTYLFISHDLSLIKYISSRVVVMYLGKVVETALKKDLFDEPLHPYTKALMSAIPVPNPEFKKQRIILQGDVPSPVNPPSGCPFHPRCPVAKPICSKEKPELREIKPEHFVACHFPGSL
- a CDS encoding ABC transporter ATP-binding protein, coding for MEKTPLLTVSNLRTYFYTEDGVVKAVDGVDFEVYEGETLGIVGESGSGKSVTSLTILRLLDPKGKIEEGSEIIFNGKNLLELNDDEMRKIRGNEIAMIFQEPMVALNPVFTIGEQIMEAILLHQDVDKKTARQMAIDMLRKVGIPEPEKRVDEYPHELSGGMRQRAMIAMALSCRPKLLIADEPTTALDVTIQAQILELMKELQKEYGMAIILITHDVGVIAENADRVVVMYGGKVMETSDVKTIFKKPKHPYTWGLLNAIPRLDIEQDRLYSIPGMVPDPLHFPVGCRFSNRCEFKEDKCSVEMPPLVEVEPGHLSRCFFYRKVEEAQKILKAGEGA
- a CDS encoding ABC transporter permease, with amino-acid sequence MSENVVTKTKTNTEFKRVMRKILRNPSAVLGFVLLAFFILVAIFAPLIAKPLNPLMLDENGNPTKLDDPYIMPIITWSSEPVPPSAEHPFGMIQGRDIFYGVVWGTRTAFFIGLTVTIISTIFGIIIGSIAGYYGGWLDEILMRITDVFMSIPFLLAAMVLTTILGNGLDKVMIAMTVFGWMGAARLIRANILQVKEEQFVLAAKALGIKDYFIIMRHILPNTIFPVLIQASMRMGSLVITAAGLSFLGLGAPVGYADWGSMLNFTRNWILGTSGSAFTYWYAVFYPGMAMVLFVLAWNLVGDALRDVFDPRLK